Part of the Rhodobacteraceae bacterium M385 genome is shown below.
CGTGCCTCAGTCTGAAGGCGATATGGAACGTCTGTTCACAGCGACCGAAGGCCGCCTGACGACCGACGAAACCACCCGTCGCCGCGCAAATATCGAGCATTTGAAGGCCGCCGTTGCTGCCCGCGTGGCAGACACGCAATTGGCCGCAGAAGGCGCATCCTCTGCCGACTATGCCGGAGTGCAGGACTCTGCCGCAGAATACCGCGATGATCTTGCCCGCGTCATGCGCCCCCGCCGGGTGCGCGTAGATGTGACGCGCCGTCGCGCCGCCGAAGACTCGCGGCCTACACCGCTTGTTCTGGTGTCTGAACAGCGCGTGGACTCCGATGCGGGCCAGGCCGGCAGCGATACGACCACTATCATGCCGCGCCGCGTTGCCCCGGAAACGGTCGATACCGCAACGACATTGCGCCCGACCTCTTCCGCCGCAATCGCAGAAGACGCCGCACCCTTGATTCTGGACACCCCCCTCGCCGAGGAGGCCGCAGAACTGGAAGCCCCCGAAGTAGAAACAGCAGAGGTAGAAGCGCCCGTGTTTGAAACAATCGAAGCTGAAAACGTCGACGTAGAAGCCATCGAACAAGCCCGCACGGCACCGCGCAAGATGGCGGCATCGCTGGCCAATTTGGCGCAACGCGCCGGGCAGATCGCCGTAGGCCTGAATCGCCCTGCTCCGGTCGCCGTTGAGGAAGAAGAAACCTCCGCTGAAGCTGCGGCTGAGGCAGACGTGGCAGATGAAATCGCGCCTGATCTGGAGCCAACGGTTGAAGCCGCCCCAGAGACGCCCGCGGCTGTTGACACCGTCACCGAAGCCCCCGCGGCCGATGAAGCAAGCGGCGACCCGATCGCCGACCTCGAAGCTCAGCTGGCCCGTGAGATCAACGAAGAGGTTGAGACCGCTCCCGCAGCAGCGCCCGCAGCCGAAGATGATGTAGATCACTTCGCCCGCTTCGCTGAAATGCTGGAAGAATCGACCGCGACCGAGATCGAAGAAGTTATCGAAATGGGTGCCGAATACCTGACCGAGGAAGCCGGGATGCCAGAATTCAAGCGCATGCAATTGCTGCGCCTGGTTCGGATCGCAACCGATGGTTCGATCTCCCGCGGGGATGCCATCGCGGCCGTTGATAAGCTGACCGAGGACAATGTGCTCGAAGCCCTTGGCGGCAACCAATACCGGATGCACCGCGGTCTTTGATCCGCACCGGAAGTCTCTACGAACAAGGGCGCCCCAAACGGGCGCCCTTTTTGCGTTAACCAGTGTCGCGCCGTGGCGCGCGCCCTATTCCTCTGGCGCGTCTGGGTCCGCTTTGCCGACTCCCAGGAACACCGCTTTCAACGGGAACGCCCACGCCATGCTGAACACCAGACAAATGATCAACTGAAGCCAGATATTCCAGCCTTCCAAGAGGCTTAGGATGTACCAGACCGCCGCAATGTAGACCGGCAGACCGACCAGAAGGATGAAAAGCGACCACCGCTTCCTTGCCTTGTAGCTCAATGCCATATCGGCCTCCTTTGATCGAGAAAGTGCGCCGTAACGACCCCTCTCTCATTTGCGAATCGCGTCAATCGGCGAAGGGATCGGTCACGAGGATCGTATCCTCCCGCTCAGGCGAGGTGGACAAAAGCGCGACGGGGCATTGGATCAATTCCTCCACCCGGCGCACGTATTTGATGGCCTCGGCGGGCAAATCCGCCCAAGAACGCGCGCCCTCGGTGCTGGAAGACCAACCGGGCATTTCCTCGTAGATTGGCGTGCAACGGGCCTGTTGTTCGGCGGCGGTGGGCAGGTAATCCAACCGCTCTCCGTCCAATTCATAGCCGACACAGATTTTCAGGGTTTCAAACCCATCTAGCACGTCCAATTTCGTCAACGAGATTCCTGTGACCCCCGATGTGGCACATGTCTGGCGCACCAAAGCGGCGTCGAACCACCCGCAACGACGCTTGCGGCCTGTGACGGTGCCAAACTCATGGCCCCGTTCACCCAAGCGCTGGCCATCATCGTCGTCCAATTCCGTCGGGAATGGACCTTCGCCCACGCGGGTCGTGTAGGCCTTCACAATGCCCAAGACGTAGTCGATCGCGTTGGGACCAAGTCCCACGCCCGTCGCGGCCTGCCCCGCGATTACGTTAGAGGATGTCACGAAGGGATAGGTGCCGAAATCAATGTCCAGAAGCGCGCCTTGGGCCCCTTCGAACAGGATGCGCTTCCCGGATTTCCGCTTTTCGTTCAATACCTTCCAGACCGGTGCCGCGTATTGCAAAATCTGCGGCGCAATTTCCGAAAGCGCTTCAATCAGCGCGTCACGGTCGATCGCCTCGATGCCAAGACCTCGGCGCAACGGGTTATGGTGTTGCAGGGCGCGGTCAACGCGCGCCTCCAGCGTGGCACGATCCGCAAGGTCCGCCACCCGGACCGAGCGACGGCCCACTTTATCTTCATAGGCCGGGCCGATGCCCCGCCCCGTTGTCCCAATCTTGGTGCCGGAAGAGGCCGCCTCTTCGCGGGCACGGTCCAGTTCGCCGTGAATAGGCAGGATCAGCGGCGTGTTTTCCGCGATCATCAACGTTTCTGGCGTGATTTCCACACCTTGAGCGCGAATGCTTTCGATTTCCTTAACCAGGTGCCAAGGGTCCAGGACGACACCGTTGCCGATCACCGAAAGCTTGCCACCGCGCACAACGCCCGAGGGCAGCGCGTTCAGTTTGTAGACTTTCCCGTCAATAACCAGCGTATGGCCCGCGTTGTGGCCCCCTTGGAACCGCGCAATGACATCAGCGCGTTCGCTGAGCCAGTCAACGATTTTGCCCTTGCCCTCGTCACCCCATTGAGCGCCGACAACTACAACATTGGCCATGTGCTTCCCCTCAGGTAGTTTGCAAAACCCGCAAGCGGCATAGCGGGCGGCGCAAGGGGAGGAAACCGAATTCCGCATCTGAGGGCCGTTTTCCTTGCCGCAGGCCGGCGAGATATCGGGAATGATTCATCATTCATTAAGTAATATGCAGGCAATGTGAGTTTGATTGCGTCGAATGGCTGCATGTGGGACGCTAAGAAGTGAAC
Proteins encoded:
- a CDS encoding DUF2842 domain-containing protein, translated to MALSYKARKRWSLFILLVGLPVYIAAVWYILSLLEGWNIWLQLIICLVFSMAWAFPLKAVFLGVGKADPDAPEE
- a CDS encoding adenylosuccinate synthase: MANVVVVGAQWGDEGKGKIVDWLSERADVIARFQGGHNAGHTLVIDGKVYKLNALPSGVVRGGKLSVIGNGVVLDPWHLVKEIESIRAQGVEITPETLMIAENTPLILPIHGELDRAREEAASSGTKIGTTGRGIGPAYEDKVGRRSVRVADLADRATLEARVDRALQHHNPLRRGLGIEAIDRDALIEALSEIAPQILQYAAPVWKVLNEKRKSGKRILFEGAQGALLDIDFGTYPFVTSSNVIAGQAATGVGLGPNAIDYVLGIVKAYTTRVGEGPFPTELDDDDGQRLGERGHEFGTVTGRKRRCGWFDAALVRQTCATSGVTGISLTKLDVLDGFETLKICVGYELDGERLDYLPTAAEQQARCTPIYEEMPGWSSSTEGARSWADLPAEAIKYVRRVEELIQCPVALLSTSPEREDTILVTDPFAD